The region ACGGAGGCCACACCCTTCGCTCGAAGGAAATAGTGTACCTTCCAGGGAGTTTGTATGCCACGGTCCACGTGAAAGGGCCAGGTGACCTGACTAGGTTGACGCCTGCCAATTATACTGCTTGGTAATTGAATTTGTGGACTTTCAGTATGAAGTAATGTACTGAAATTTGGAGTAACTAAGTAAATAAAAGTGAAACTATGACACATCTCAATTTCAACGTCTAAGTCGGTTGTACCAGACAAATAGAGTAGACTCATCTCATCTATTACCACTTCCGACGTCTACGACTCTCGTTTAGCACTATGCTGACAAacatctttcttcttttacaGACTTCCGCTGTCGTGCTTGCTTATGACCAATTTGGGGGAAATTACACACTACCCCCTTGTCGCGAGAGTCTCTGCCTAAAGCCTTGTGGTAGGCATGTAGTTTCTCTAACTATTGAGTAATCATTTGGTGCTGTACACAGCCAATTTAGACAAAGATCTAGCCTACATTCGGGTGTGGATAGACAAATGGCCATTCACACTCGCAGACAAAGAAATTTCAGCaggcatcgtcgtcgaacctAGTAATAAGATCTTAATAACTGCTTGCCCAGCCGTCAGTCATGATGCGGTCGTTCTCTTAGGAATAGAGCTAAGCGACCTAGTTTGCTCTATACAAGCTGTGGCAACGTATGATTTTGGGAAGAACGTCACGTATGATTATCAGTTTCATTGGTGCAAAGAACATTATACCGTGCCACCGCACGTCAACTGTCCAGCACACAGTATAGACATCTTTATAGCTGCACTACTACACAGTCTGAGAGTTTTTCTGTATAGAACCTCAAATGTACGGCCATACATTCGCTGTCGAGCAGATTTTCGactattttcttttgcctATTGTAAGGTGGCCTCCTCTTCGTTTCGGTATCCAACTAATGAATCGATTTTTTACAGAAAGAAGGACGTGCTAAAGCAAAATTTATCAGCTCAACTGGTAACGTTCTTGCGTGCATTGATGTCTTATTGAGGCATCCAAAGGAACAGATTTGAATCAATGACGTTATTCAGATTTGTCCTAGCTCGTGACTCACCACGGCATTAACATTCTTGCAGTTTCAGCCGCATGACGTTAATCGCACAACCGTGtcccgtttcttttccttcttcttgcgTTTTAGTTTCTTCCCAACGCACCTACGTATGCACTTTCCTCTCTCCTTGTACGCCATTTACCTGACAGTTACCTCATGGCAATGCAGCACGGTCTCAGAGTCGTCGCTTGTATTTTCATACTCGAACACGTTCTGCCGTTTGTCAGCAGCGCTGATTACAAAGGCAATATATCCTTGCCTTGCTATAAAGATTTCTGCGTCAGTTTATGCGGTATAAGAGTccgaaaaaaatgacgttcATGACTCTATCTGGCATGCTATATTATAGCTGACGtagacgacgacatcgattATGCCATAGGCAGAGTCACATGGCCAGTCAAACCGGAGACCAAAACAATTTCGGCAGCTCTAACGATAAAAACACGTTTGTCTATAGGCGCTTCAGACGAATTTGTTATATATGAAGTTTTTCTCTCAGGTCGAAACTTGACTAATCTAATGATTCACCTTGAAATTAAACTAGAATTCGTTTTCGGATTGTCCTTTACGTATTCGACTCTTGCCTACGTTTGCAGCAATTACGGCGATCCGAGCGTAACCTATAATCAGCACTGTCCTATTCCAGCTAACAGTACACTTGACACGTTCATATAGCAagtttctctctttcaaGATTAATACTTGGTCTTTATAGAACCGGTCACGTATGTGGGAACATGGGACGCTGAAGATTACAGGAGCTACAGTACAGTTGCTGTAAGTGAATGCACTCACTATACGGTAATGCCTTCTAAATATCTAGCTCTAGAAAAACGCCACATTCTGGGCAAGAATATATGAATCAGAGAAGAAACTGCTGGCTTGTGCCAATTTGACTATATTAGTTAATAAAAGTTAGAATCGTTGGTAGCTAAACTGAATTACGAACGTTAATTAAGCGGGGTGCATGGTGCATGCTGGAGTGTTCGGGGTCTAACCGGGTGGTTTTTGATGGTGAATAGTAGAAAATTTTGCCTATATAGGAAATACATGATATACGATGGCATTACACTCTAGTCAGTTTCCCCGCTTCCTTATAAATCGCTTGCAACTTTGGGAATACGAAATTCTTTCACGGGTGCCTAAAAAAGTTTGAGATCTTAGCTTCTAGAATTATTTGCGACTGACTTAGATTTACAGGATTTAAGCGCTTAGGTGTATGAAGcgctcgtctcgacgaaTAAAAGAATTGTACTGAGTACCTGTGAAACTCTCCCTTTTACAGACTACCAACGAAACAGGAAGTAACAGAAATTGGAGCCACTGGCAAGTTCAGCGGCATAAATTCAATTTGAAACAAATTCGTTGATAATACGATAGACCCCTTCTGCAGGGACGACAGAAAAAGCCCGGTAACTGAGGGCCAGAGTGGCGGGTTCCTCCAGCACAGGAACAACGATTGTAGCCTTCACATCGTCGTTATAGAATAGCTCCGCTGTGAACTCGTCATAGCGATTAAAGATAGAGCCTTCAGGCAAAGCCGTGGCAATAAAGACGTACGTGTCTGAATCGTTTGAAGGAGCATCAACTACAAACACCAAGTATAAATATGACAATAGGACGGtattgaaaatattttacGAGTGGCGGTGTTTTCACTAATTTCAATGAAATCTTGATTCGGGCCTACAATATCCACAGATACAAGCGATGCTGGACGTGCTACAAACTTCCAAGGCTGATTGGTTAGACAGGGAAAGTCGTTTGTGCCAGAGCAAGCAAAACCTTGAACAGATACGTATAGAGACTGCCGTCATGTACGCGACATTGAAACTCACCAGCAGTGAAACCAATAACGTTTTCGCCATCACAACTTGCGCTAACGTCTAGTTCTGAAGTCGAGTTGTTTATAAGGCTGCTCACGAGAAAGACCTCGCACTCGTCTGACGAAATCTGCGTGCTACAGCTGCAATTTCAAAGATCATAAGACTGAATAAGCTAGTGCATAAATGCGATACTTGGGCTCGTTTTGGGCACTGGTACGCTCAACAAAACTGTaccgaatttcttcttcattctcCGAACTAACTTCAATTTAGGAATTGCGTCATGTTATATACAGTAATAACTCTACGTACATTAGTGTGGcgcgttctctttctatGCTGGCAATGGAACAGCTGTCCGCCAGAATATTCCTAATTACCAGTTTATCAGTTTAGGTTTTGCCTCTATATGTACGTTATATATAGGCTTACTGCTTGAGAAACGGTTGAATAGCTGCCAAAGCTTCGGGGCTTGATGAGCAAGAGGCAGTTTCTCTATACAAAACACGTATATAAACAGTTGATGTGAATTTGCTATCATATCTATACAAGCTGAACGGAATGAGGCCCAAGCTTTGaacttttcgaattttgcAGTAACCATCGTCAGCGTTCAAACTGTTTATACTGTAATATTAAGTTATAGGATATTTAGACAACGATTTTGTCTCTCTCACTTGAAAGCACAGAAAACGAGAGAGGCGTCGGCACAACAATTATAAAGACTTTTTCCATGAACTGTGATTTTGAATTCAAGGTGTCTTTGGGTGCAGTTGTTCTGGGCTCCCGGTGTCGCAGAAGCAAGCAGGTAGGCAGAAGAGATGAGTGGTCTAAAGCTGATACAGCGACTAATTGAGCCGGGCGTACCGCCTCCGTCCGCCACAGAGTCTTGTCCTGGAAGGAAAATATCAAGAAGAGCGGAGCTGATAGTATTTGAAGTGTGATAGACAAGAGCATCTACGAGATTCTTTTTCGCCAAGTCCGACGTCACGTTCGAATATCTCGGAAAACTAGAAAACATAAGAAATGATAATATAAAATTGACTGGTTAAAACAAGCGATCTTACTCGGCAGTAGAGCCTCGATGGAGCGAAACGGCTTTGGCAAAATTCTGAAGTTGGCTAATTCTTTTATCTGGTGTAAAGTCTCCAATAGCGGTTTTTCCGATGACGTAGTAGCCATTCGGATGCGTTTCGGCTCCTGTCAAGCTGACAGAATCGTAAATTCTTAGCGGGTTGTCGTCAACCAAAACAACGACAAATTCTCCTAGGGGCGTCGATCCTATTCCGTAGTCCCACAGTTCGACGAACTCGCTATTGTCTAGGCCGGGGTTATCGGGATTCGCTTCACTGATGACGACAAGATGAAATGGATCGTAGCACGCCGTCGGACTGGCCGGATCCCACGCGGAAAACGCGTCGCAAGAGACGTTCTGAATAGCTGTCAGGTCGACGCAGACGGCCTGAACGCGCTCGCAGAAATCTCGACACGGTCGTCgcacgacgttctcgttcgcGGAATGGTCAAGACGACAGTCGCGGAGGTAAAGCAAACATGCAAACAGACCCAAGTCCGACGAACAGTCGTTCGAAAGGGCGACGGGGTCGAAGTTTGACGACAGCGCCGTTGCCGCGGCCGAGACGTCGGTGTGGCCAAAATCGTTTGGGAAATTCGTATGGCTTATGCCGGCGTCTGTACACGTGGACACAGAGATCGGCTCGCACGTTGGAGCTCCATTGACcaaagaggaaaagacgacgacgaaggcgacgtgaAAGGGAGAGTCGACGTTCATCGTGATCGAGTTCGGGCGTTGGTGTAAAGTCATTCCAATAAACCCCTCACAACTTGTAACACGTACGGGTTACTATGCCGCAGGAGCCGCCAAGGAGGACGACAAAGTTAGTCGTCCTCCTGGCGGCTCCTACGGCAAAGGGATGCGCAGGGAGGCACTAATAACATTAGCTAAGCTAATTTCCGTACAGTGTATTCGAAGTGGATAAGACcacgactttttctttttttcgtctacTAGTACGGGCGGTAATTAAGCGGGGTGCAGTGTTCGGGGTCTAACCGGGTGGTGTTTGATGGTGAGGTGTAGCAAATTTTGCCTATATAGGAAATACATAATATACGATGGCATAACTCTTAGTCAGTTTACCCGGTTCCTTAGCGACGCTATGAATTGCTTGCAACTTTGGGAATACGAAATTCTTTCACGGGTGCCTAAAAAAGTTTGAGATCTTCGCTTCTCGAATTATTTGCGACTGACTTAGATTTACAAGATTTAAGGTGAGCACCGAAGGctgatttaatttttaacAGAATAAAAGCAAATATCTTTTTGCCCTTACAACAAAAATAGTAGAGTAAGTAGTTGCGTGGGCGCTTAGGTGCTCTGCTGTTATGAAACGCGCGTCTCGACGAATAAAAGAATTGTACGGAGTACCTGAGAAACTCTCCCTTTTACAGACTACCAACGAAACAGGAAAATGCATTCCAAAGTAACATAAATTGGAGCCACTGGCAAATTCAGCGGCAtaaattcaaattgaaacAAATTCGTTGATAATACGATAGACCCCTTCTGCAGTGACGACAGAAAAAGCCCGGTAACTAAGGGCCAGAGTGGCGGGTTCCTCCAGAACAGGAACAACGATTGTAACCTTCACATCGTCGTTATAGAATAGTTCCGCTGTGAACTCGTCATAACGAGTAAAGTTAGAACCTTCAGGCAACGGCGTAACAATGAAGACGTACGTGTCTGAATCGTTTGAAGGAGCATCAACTACAAACACCACGTACAAATATTACAATAGGACGGtattgaaaatattttacGAGTGGCGGTGTTTTC is a window of Oscarella lobularis chromosome 20, ooOscLobu1.1, whole genome shotgun sequence DNA encoding:
- the LOC136199278 gene encoding uncharacterized protein produces the protein MNVDSPFHVAFVVVFSSLVNGAPTCEPISVSTCTDAGISHTNFPNDFGHTDVSAAATALSSNFDPVALSNDCSSDLGLFACLLYLRDCRLDHSANENVVRRPCRDFCERVQAVCVDLTAIQNVSCDAFSAWDPASPTACYDPFHLVVISEANPDNPGLDNSEFVELWDYGIGSTPLGEFVVVLVDDNPLRIYDSVSLTGAETHPNGYYVIGKTAIGDFTPDKRISQLQNFAKAVSLHRGSTADFPRYSNVTSDLAKKNLVDALVYHTSNTISSALLDIFLPGQDSVADGGGTPGSISRCISFRPLISSAYLLASATPGAQNNCTQRHLEFKITVHGKSLYNCCADASLVFCAFNINSLNADDGYCKIRKVQSLGLIPFSLETASCSSSPEALAAIQPFLKQNILADSCSIASIERERATLISENEEEIRYSFVERTSAQNEPNCSTQISSDECEVFLVSSLINNSTSELDVSASCDGENVIGFTAGFACSGTNDFPCLTNQPWKFVARPASLVSVDIVGPNQDFIEISENTATLDAPSNDSDTYVFIATALPEGSIFNRYDEFTAELFYNDDVKATIVVPVLEEPATLALSYRAFSVVPAEGVYRIINEFVSN
- the LOC136199275 gene encoding uncharacterized protein; amino-acid sequence: MAMQHGLRVVACIFILEHVLPFVSSADYKGNISLPCYKDFCVSLCADVDDDIDYAIGRVTWPVKPETKTISAALTIKTRRNLTNLMIHLEIKLEFVFGLSFTYSTLAYVCSNYGDPSVTYNQHCPIPANKPVTYVGTWDAEDYRSYSTVAKNATFWARIYESEKKLLACANLTILVNKNLQDLSA